The genome window CAAGCCGATGTCGCTCAGCTGCCTGCAGTGCTCTCCGGCCAGCTTGACGCATTCGGCGGCTGTAGACAAGCTCTCTTTGCTGTCGAACACCTGCTTGCTGAAGGTGTCGGCGAACATTCGCATTGCAGAGCGAGACCACACCACGAAGGCAGAGTAGCAACCCGTGTCGCCTGCGAAGTCGGTCTCGAACTCTCGAGCCGTCTCTAGCAGCCCGGTGAAGAAGACGTTGCAAAGCTTCTGGATGTACAGCAACGTAGCGCCTTCGATTCGCAACTGCCGGATGGCCGTGTGCACCGCAGCAGCGCGGTTCTTCAAGAACAGATCGCAGGCTTTGGTGGACTGGCCCAGCCTGATGAGCTGCGAGACAGCACGGCGAGTCGCTTTAGGTCCGCCACGCAACGACCGATCAGGCGACAACTCAAACACCAAGACCTCCGTCAGCTGCCGCACGCGCTCATCCACTTTCCCCCTGAGCTCTTTGACCCTTGGAGTCACCGGCTGATCCTTCAGATACTCGTTCAGCTTCTGCAAAAGATCCACAGCACCCTCGAAATCCCTCTGTGCAATGCAAACATCGAGGTCCTCTGGAAGCTCCTGGATCCACTCTGGACTCAAGTCCACTATCTCTTCAGTGTCCAAAGGTTCAGTGTCCTCTTCGTCAAACGGATTGGTGGAAACCTCAGGTCTGACCGGCGACTTGGGgacctcttcttctttcttgttCAGGTCTTTGACTTTGGTTTTCTTGGTCTCGTCCAAGATCTCCAACCACTCTTTCTTAATCTTGCTGTTTTCTGCTTGGAAAATGCGGCTGTCTGGAAACATCAGGATCTTAAACATGTCCTTCATGGGAGGGTTGTCCTTCACGTTAACGACGGCAAAGCTCTCCAGGTCGTACAGAGCGTTGTATTTGTACTTGATCGTCCCGCGTCTGTTGGCGAGCCACGTCGCGATGAGCAGGCAGTCGTTCATCAGAAAGGcgtgcaccttctgtatctgAGACATGTTTTCTGCGTCGTATTCGAACAGATCGCCGTTGTAGACCAGATACCGGCCTGGCGTCTCCATGATGTTCTTGCAGCCTTCGACTTTCTCCAGCAGCGTCGTCAGGGTTCTCTGCTTGACCTCCTCGGTCTCTTTGGGGAATGCCGTGAGCATTTCTTTGGCAGCTTCGTCCTTGTCTGTAGACAGCAAGGCCTGGGTGATGCTCTCCATAATGCTCTTCTGCTCAGTCAGGATGTGACTCAGTTGGTACATCTCACTCTCCAGATAGGAAATCTCCTTCGCGGTCTCGATGAACTGTCTGTAATTCTTGTAAACATTCTTCTTTAGGTTCTGGGCAGTCTCGTCGGCTAGAGTTTGGATCTTCTGACGGTGCTCTTGCAGATCTCTGTCTCCATCAGACTGCTGCGAGAGCTGCTTCACGTAATTCTGCGGGTCAAAATTAGCCGACTCTAACTGTTTACGTAGCCTGTTTCCGGTGTCCGCCATTTTAACCTTTGTGTTGCTTTAAAATTTCTGAAACTGGTAGTCGAGGACTGCAGTTATTCGTCAGAATTAGGCTGTTATTTTCATTCTGCAGCGACTCTTCCTCACCCGGAAGTGAGTGAGCGGCTGCTGGTTACGTCACAGCACGTgaccatcaaaaaaaaaaaagggtggcCAACCAGAAAGCTGCACGGAAATCAATAGCAACAGAGGAAAATACTATAaacaaatactttattttttttagacgTATACAATGTAAAGATTTAAcgtatgtatacatgtataatGTCTAACTGTTATAGTTGTCATCatcttttacaattttacagcTTTCGTAAAGcaaagcaaggaaaaaaataagcttTACAACAAAACAGTATAACAGTGTACAAAAAACACTGCTTTATTATCATATTTTACcaatataataacaaaatagAACAACAAGCAGACAGCACACTAAAGCAAAACATGTCAAAAAATAACTCTTTCTCGATAACATGCGTTTTTCTCCCTTCGTTCAATTCCCGTGTAAGTAAATGGTtggccaacatcttaaccatatctcaggctgtgttccaaatagCGCCTTACTCCCTCCGTTCTTGCTCTAAGTCTGCACTTGCTATGACGCTATCAAAGGGTGAGCCCTCGAGTGGTCGAGTTTAAAAAACGAACATTTGGAACAAAACAGGAAGAGTGAACGTTAAACGTTAAGCGGTTtgttaagagttttttttttaattcaattcaaatttctCAACAACTTTGAATACATAATGGTTCGTATATGAGTTATGAGTAGCTAAAGTTAATTTTGAGCTAAGTATAATTTTAGGTAATGAGTAAATATGAGGTTAGAagggtttaaatgaaaaaaaaaagaagaagaagaagaccaGCCAGGCTAACTAGCTAATATAGCTGTTTAGTGAAAACAGCAGGTAAAATGGCGGATGAGGATTTCCTGCTGGCTCTGCAGCTACAGGAACAGTTTGATAACGAGGTCTCGGCTTCTGTATGGAGCGACGACAACAGTGACAGCTATCCTCTGAGCAAAAAGCGGAAAGTAGAGGCTTCTGAATGGAGTGTGGGGTCGTATTCCCGGCCTGTCCAGCCTGAAAGGCCGCTGTCTATAGTGGACGAGTCGTGGGAGATGCTGGACCCGAATCCGGATGTTAGAGCCATGTTCCTGCAGTTCAACGACATGTTCTTCTGGGGGAaactcagtggggttgaggtcaaatGGAGCCCTAGGATGACACTGTAAGTTCTAGAGCAAGGGGTTCTCatccctggtcctggagaaccctcCTGGCCCTGGGGAACctgtgatctgtgtgtgtgaatacctTCTGATCATGAACATCACCAATGATCATGTCATATTTAATACCTTTCATTATATCCGATCCAGGTGCGCCGGTGTGTGCTCGTACGAAGGCAGAGGAGGTCTGTGTTCAATCCGTCTCAGCGAACCTCTTCTAAAACTCAGACCTCGTAAAGATCTTGTGGAGGTTAGTCCCTGAATACAAACGCAACGCAATACAGGCACACATTTTAGATCTTTTAGACCATGACTTCTCATCGTGTCGTGTGTCGTCGTATCCTCAGACGCTCCTGCACGAGATGATCCACGCCCTGCTGTTCGTGACGCAGAACAACCGAGACCGGGAAGGACACGGGCCGGAGTTCTGCAAACACATGAACCGGATAAATCAAGCCAGCGGAACGAAAATCTCGGTAAGAGTGCTTGCTATTTACGTACCGCTGTAACCATATCATTCTAATGTTTATGAAAGATTTCAAAAATGGTTTCCGTCACATCAGGTGTATGATGAAAAtctttctgctcagatttatCACTCCTTCCACGACGAGGTGGACGTGTACCGGCAGCACTGGTGGCGCTGTAACGGCCCGTGTCAGAACCGCAGGCCCTACTTCGGCTACGTGAAGAGAGCGATGAACCGAGCGCCGTCAGATAAAGACCCGTGGTGGGAGGACCACCGGAGAACGTGCGGAGGAACGTTCACCAAGATCAAAGAGCCAGAGAATTATGGGAAGAAGGGGAAGAGCGAGGAGAAGAAGGACAAGAAGGACAAGAATGCCTCGAAGAAGCCTGGGGACAAAAGCACTGCAGGTGGTAACACCTACGTCATTCTTCTACGTCTGATTCTTCAATGTGTACGGAGAcattaagaagaaaattaaCGCTTAAAAGGAAGTAGCAATAATCGTTGGTGTCTACGGTGACCGTACAAAGCTGGTAAAGTTCGCAAACGAAGCCAGTTGCGTTATTTGTTAATCAGACGACCGATTTTTACACAGAgtagtgtgttatttaattatttatgtgatttaattagctagctttagaagttgtgtgtgtgtgtatatatatatatatatatatatatatatatatatatgtatgtatatatatatatatacatatatatatatatatatatatatatatgtatatatatatatatagatcgatagatagatagatactacTGTTTGGCATCAAAACTCAAAAAACGCTAgacaagccacgcccacaagcgacaacaGTAGACAGCGTGTAGCTACACACTGACAAGAAGCAAACTACAAGCGACTTGCTCGTGTGTATGTAGAATGAAGCTAATTTTGCTTAATAGCTACGTTATTAAATAATGCAGAAGTAACACAAAAAGTAACCTGTAGACCCGTCAATGGCAAGAACCGCGCTTATAGTTATAGAAAATGGgatattttaataatgatatacagtatatcaggaAGAATAAAGTCTATTTTCTGTACACTGGTCTGATTTATGTTGCTTTTTTGGTGTTTTCCTCACTTCACTTTTAGGCTCAGGGTGTCAGGACATCAGGAACATCATCCCGTTCAGCGGGAGAGGTTTCATTCTTGGTGGGAGCGCACAGCCGTCAGCATCCGTACAGAAACCGCCCATCCAAAGTCCCACCCACTCGCCAAAACCTCTACAGGAACCAGCGCTTACGTCACCCGCTGACCTCAGATCACCCCACAGCGTCACCACCGCTCTCGCGAAAAGGTCTGTCAGCAACCACAAAGCCTTTGTCAACATCAACGGCTCTCCTGTGAGAGTCACCAAAGCCAACGGCAGCTTGGTGAGACCGAAACAGAGGACAGTGCAGGATCTGttccaaaacaaaaacctgAAATCTCCCGAGAAAACAAATCCGACAGAACTAAAGCAAGTTTCTCATACACCAGTATTAGATAATGCCTTAAATCTAAACTCTGCTAAAACTAGCCTGGTTAATAAGAGCTCCTCAAGTGCCTCTGCTTCTGCAGGGTCGCCCCTTTCCAAATACTTTAGTAGCACTAAGAGTACTGGAACCGGAATTCCAGGTCAGATCAAACCAGAAAACGGCATTCCAGGTTTCACATCAGGGCAAAAGTTCCGCAAAAGTTCTGCAGCTGGAATCTCAGGTTCAGGTTCTACATCTCAGATCAGTTCTAGCTCTACAAGTGCCATCAAATCAGAATACGGTGCTCCAAGCTCCAATTTAAAACACTTTGAAAGCCAGAAAAGTTCTGAAACTGGAGCATCAGCAGCGTCCAGCATTCCAAGCTCCAATCTGAGACTCGCGGGAAGTCCGGAGAAATCCGGGTCGCTTTTTCCGACACCCACCACCAGAAGCCCGCACAAACCAGGCACCTCTGCTGGAGGGAGGAAAAGATGGCGGGAGGACTGGAATTCTACACACATCTTTGATTACTTCCAGCGAGTCAGCAACTCGCCTGcatctccctcctcctcctcttcctcctcctcctcgttcTCCAGGGTGCATAGAGAGGAGGGACCCGGTGCGGAAGTGCCCTCTGCAGGGGCATCAGGAGTGGGTGTTACCCTCCTCAGCTCTACTGCCCTCACTGTGACCTGCCCCGTGTGCCAGAGCAAAGTGCTGGAGTCCCAAATTAACCAGCATCTAGACTCCTGTCTCATGTGACGATAATAGAAAAGCATAatgaatattgtgtgtgtgtgtgtgtgtgtgtgtgtgagagagagagactaagcATGTTTGTTTGCAAAGATCCTGATTTCAGCATCCTTGCTCAacaaggggcggggcttaaatTACACATTTGATCACTCAGTAGTTTCTGTAACGCTTGCTTAATAGAGAACTGGCTGGTCAGATAGATACTGCTGGAGAGGTAATGTTAataagttagctagttaaggGCATAGCTATGGTCACGTTTtgcgattggctgattaaattgCACTCAAGCTCCGCCCTCGTTGACTCACAAAGTCAGGACATGCTAAAGATTTGtaagttttaactttaaaagcagtgtgtgtgtgtatgtgtgtgtcgtAACACGGGCAGGACTGCTGTATGTTTGGATAAACACAGACGTCAATCTCAGGTACAGCTTTTCTCGGGAACactagttttatttaaaaactgacaTTCAATCGCAGCTCTTGGGGCGATTTCACACTAAATCTGAATTAGAATGAATTTGATACTTTTTAATACATGAACCAGAAAGCGAAAAAAAATTGTCTGAGggtgtgtagggctgaaaacgtCCTCGTCAAACTCTTTCGTTAGTCAGAAATGCGGCGGCgttaaaaaatataacatataagtataatataaatgtaatagaaTGAATCGTTTCCTACAgtcgagtcgattcagagtcaaatcgCTTTCCCACTGCAGTAGAGTTTACTTTTAAAGTTCACCCGAGTGTGGGTTCCATTCAAACAGTGCAGATGTGAAAATACCAGAGACCTTTTTTGCCCCAGagagcatcatcatcatcatcatcacagtgcGAGtgtcctgattggtcagcagtGCCATGATTGACAGCACCGAGTCATTCGTTTACTGACCTCCCCGTCCTTGGACGCATTTATGCCGCTTCAGCCTTATCGGATTCCTCTCCATCTGCCGTATTCCATACACAGGGTTCAGACTGTGAGCTCGGATATTTCCGTCTCGTCATCAATAACTCTTCTGCATGCCGTCGACGCAGTCAGGGCGTGTTTCACGTCAGGTCCTGCAAGACGATGCAGCTCCTTTTCAGCTCAACTCCACCCAAAACCATTATCACGCCTTCTTAATAGACAATCCAGTGAATCAGAACAGAAAATGGCTCCCGGGTGACACGCGAATCACTTTTCAGGTGTGACTTTTCAGCACCGCGTTGCACATCAGGGAAAAATACGTGGTTCATGACTCATGACAGAGATTGTTTTCCAGGTGGTTTTAGTTATGGAATCTTGTTAAACAATGCAAAAGCTTTGGATTAAGATGTTATGACATTGTTCTTGTTTCCAGCATCATGATAATAGGTTTGGTTTTACAAATATCCAGTTTTATCGTCTATGTGCAGCACTTTAAATCTGGATGCAATGCTTCTAAAtattacatactttttttttttttttaaaaagaaagaattttaatAGCTACCCAAAATCAtaacattataatttataatgtgaGTCCAAATGTTtactgttttagattttttttgtaccaagttcatgtttgaataaatatttcttcTAACTCTAATCTGTAATCTTTATCTCGTTTTAAATCGCACGAATGACGTTTGTAAGGGTTTGGAATGCAGAACTGGAAAAATCCAAGATTTTATGAGTAAGAAGAATTTGGATTAGACCAGCGTAGAGACACGAGGTGAAAAATCGCTGCTAGAAAAGCTCTACTCAGGAGTTTCACAATCCCGATTCTGATGTAACATGTCCTAGATTTAAGACATCAGGAGATTAATTAGACGAGATGTAAGATGACGTTGTGTAGGATTGTGGGAAATAGAGTCCCCCTCCTTAAATATTTGGTTCAGGCCAAGCAGAGATCAGCGTCTCGCTCAATCTCATCCTGCGTTTTCTAATCAGCATCGAACAGTTTTAGCGTTTATGTCTGCAGCGTTTAATACGTTATGGCATTAAACAGAGTGCAGATTTAATGGCTTTGTTTATGATAAGTGTTAAGACGATCCCATTTAAACTCAAGGGTGTGGTACAAACTCTGACATCTGGGTGATCCTGGTCTTCCTCTCCACTGCATTGTCTGCGATCTTGCCTTTGTGTTCATACACACGCTTCTGGAAGTGAGCATGCGGCCTCGACTTGCCCTCAATCAGCGTGTGTCGTTCCACGCTTTAGTGTTCCTCTGGGCTTTAACAATGCCCGGATCCGGCAgctgtgcattgtgtgtgtgtgtggtgtgtgtcattgtgctgGCCACATGGCTCTGGAGACGGTGCTTTGTCTCAGCCTGTGTGTCGCCTCACTGCCGGCCATCTGCTCACTCCCACtgccctgacctcaaaccctGTAGGATCCCGGAGCTATAAGAGTCAAGGCCAGAACAGCTGACTTCATTCCTGCTGCACATTTTAATCAGTACTGAAATTATAGAAGGCTGGGGAAGGGCAATGATACGACAAAATATCATATTGCACTACATGGCATTTCCCAACATCCATCATGATATTGACTGTTTAATAGTTTTTCTGTAATCAGATATCAGGAAAAATGAAAGTATTTTActagaaaatggagaaaattaaacaattagTATCAAAATAGATTTAGTTTACTGTAAGACTACATTCTTGTTATTTCACAAAAACTTTTCTCAAGATTGTAAATAAGTTATTTTCTCaggcaaacttttttttttttaacattttaagatCTAAAGACAACAAATTGCcctaataatatttataatatttttgtttataatatgtctaatattaaaataaatattttccttaTGGTGGGAAGCGAAGTTATTTATCTTGAGATcacaaaaaaactaattttgtgaaaataaaatatatacttaggagaaaaacaagtaaataaaatataaaataaaacatgatgcgTGGCCTATTTAGGGCTTGCTAAGCAAAGTCCTGTAGTTTTATACTgataattttgttatttatgttttatatattaaattctaTTCAAATTTGACAGCAATTAATATTtcatactaaataaaaatgcatttcttttggctttttttttttgtttgtttttgttttgcaagTTGTAAACTGAAAATGCAGACAACACGTTTTGTTTTCATCAAAAACAACTCAAACgctcatgaatatttatgagcTTGTCTTTGCGTCATCTATGGCCACGCCCAGTTAAGGAAACCGGAAGTGCCATGTCCGGACTGCAGAGATTTAGCAGTTCGGTTGAAGAAAGAGGAGGACGACGAGGTGAAGGAGAAGAAGCTCTCGGACGGGTTATGTTGTAATTTTCTCAACTTTGGGTTGctgtaaactttttaaaacaacgacatcttttttttgaagtgtttttagTGCTAGCTGGGATAAGAATGGACGGAGAGTCCGAGTTGTAAACGCTGTAACGTCATCCAGTAGATTTGTTTTGTCCCGTAAACAGTTTTGTTTGTCGTAATTCTGTCGCGGTTATGTTCATGTTCTCGCGCACCGCCTCGTGAGCGCGTTGTAAGCGTTAACCGGtagtttatgtattttgtttgtgtttgtattaacTCGGTAATTCGGTGTCGCGAGTGAAACATGAACGGGAAGTCGGCGAACGGGGCTGCGAGCGGAGCGCCGGCCTGTATTGAGGGTCTGCCGCCGCTGCCGAAGAGCCTGAGCGGCCTGCTGAACTCGAGCGGCGGATCGTGGAGGGAGATCGAGAGGATGCACGCCAAGAAGGCCATGATCCAGGACGATCTGAGGAGAGGAGCGGCTCCGGTGGACCGGGCTCTCGCCACCAAACCGGCCAACCTGGACGCGGCGCTGGCTCTGCTCCGGAAAGAGATGGTGAGAGACTCGTGTCCCACAGAAGCGTCCTGCTCTCGGCGTGTCCTCACTTCCTTTCCTCCCTTTTCCTCCTTTCCCATACATTTAAATCATATGAAAACACCAAGTTTCTCCAATTTCCACCaagcagaagagaaaaaaaatgacataacatatttatttgttttttttttttttacttatctCAAATTTGACATCTGAAAAAGTAAGACTTATCTAAATACTTTGACTTATTATCTCAGAGTctgacttattatctcaaaagTTAGTCATTATCTTAATTCTTACTCATTATCTCAGGTTAGACAGATCTCACATTTGGACTTATCTCAAAAGTTAGACATTATCTCAAAAGTCTGACTCATTATCTCAGGTTAGACAGATCTCACATTTGGACTTATCTCAAAAGTTAGACATTATCTCAAAAGTCTGACTCATTATCTCAGGTTAGACATCTTAAAATTCTGACTTATCTCACAAGTTAGacattatctcaaaattctgacttatCTCAAAAGATAGACCTATTATCTCAAAATTGAGTTTTCTCAAAAATTTGACATGATCTCAAACTTTATACTTACCTCATGGTTTTGACTTATGATTtcaacattttgttaaaaatcaaaatcttgattttgtgtttttatctcaAAACTCTGACTTATCACacaattttactcatttatctCAAGATGATGACCTGTTATTTCAAATGACAGTTATTTCACAATTCAGACTCATCTCAAAATCTTGACATTATCTCAAAGTTAGACTTATCTCATAATATACTTTTATCTCAAAAGTAAGGCTAGGCTTCTCAAAATCTTGCCTTATCTCTTAATTCTGACGTTTGTCAAAATTCTACACTTTATCCCAAATTATACACATTATCTCAAGATTTTGTCTTATTGTCTCATGATTCTGTATCatgaaattgtgtaaaaattgaGATATCCCAATGATTATACTCAGAATTTTGGCTTATTATCTCATGATTTTGTCTGATGTCAGTGTTAACTGTTATCTCAAAATTATGACGTGACATCTAAAAAAAGTATATGTATTATCTCAAGATTTTTGTCTTATCTCAGTCTTGACttgttatttgtaaaaaatCAACTTTTTAATCCAAGAATAATGGCTTGTATTCTGAGAAATGTGACTTATTATCTCAGAATTCATTACTgtgatgaaatgttttaatttttctatcTCAGTAATAACTTCTTTTAAGGAAATGCCTAAAGTTTAGTGGGACACCACACTTACTCATGATGGGCCTGAATACTTTAGAcatggcttttaaaaaaaaaaaaacaggaatacTTTTGTTGTTACTTCATGTTCATGGAATCAGAAAAAGTAACAAAACTCTTGAAAGAATTTTTGAATAATTGCAAGAAAATAAGTCATAAGATAATAAGATGATAACTTACGGTTTTGAGAGAGTTAGTCATGATATGAAGataaagaatgattttttttttttagataagtCTGAATTCTGAGAtaataaatcagtgttttgagataaacagacaaaatTAAAGTGTAACACGTCAAAATTTTGCTGTTAAAAATGAGATAGTAGGTAATAATTCAGAGACATTATTTAGAGTCTGAATTTTAAGATTATGAGTGTAACATTTGAGATAACGAtatcattgtgctgctgctaaaaatatagaaaatatgttGTGCAATTATTTTCTTCTCTAACTGGCGGAAATGGGCTTCAATAAAACCAAGACACTTCAGGTGAACTTAGGGAAAGATAAAGAATGAAGACGAGGAGGCTCTGATATGTATCGTAGGTGTGTAGTTACCTGTTCCAGTCCCCTCCCCCACCCTCTGATCTAACTCCGCCTCCTCTTTGTCCAGGTGGGGTTGCGGCAGCAGGACATGTCCCTCCTGTGTCAGCTCTGGTCCCTGCACGAGTCCATCCAGGAGTACAAGGGCAGCTGTCAGGAGGCCGGCCCCGGGACCGACGCCATGGACAACGGCTTCTTCGACGAGGACGACGAGTTCTACACAGACTCCGGCGTCACGCCCACCGAAACGCCAGACGAGAGCGAGACATCACCGGCACGCAACGGGACATCCGAGGACACGTGGCTGCACGAGTCGTTCCGCATCGCGATATGAGAATCTGAAGCCTCTTCTTTCATCAAAAAAATTAAGAGGCGGAGCCATGACGCtgcttcgtttttttttttgtttgtttttattttttttatcgcCAGCAGACTTTTCCtttctataaaaatataaaccaagattatttattaattatataaaacagtatATAGCCATTTTTTCTGGacattttagaattttataGGACTTTATATGAGGGAGGGGGCGGGGCATATCTATAGTATTCACATTTATGCTAATATTGTGTAGCGAGGCTCTTGTTTTGCAGGCTGAATTCTGATCTTAGGCAAATTTAATCATAATGGCGACATCAGAAATCCAGCAAACCGGGTTCAGATCAAATCTGGGTCCTGAGGCGAAGCGGATAAATATAATGCTGGAAAGAGGAAACACTACCTACATTCGTGACATCCTTTCATTTGGCATCCGTTTAATCCTGGCTTAAATCTGGTCGTTCGAGGACTCGGCGTTGGCTCGGCTCTGGGATCTGAACTCGCAAACGCAACCACACGCTGCTTGGGTAACGTGTATATCTTTAAATCCAGGTGTGCCATGGTATGACGCATCACTCAGTACAGCAGTGTCACGGTTCTCCTCCCATCCACCATAAAAAGCTTTATAACAGCTTGAGATCCTACAGAACCAGACACTTTCGAAACGAATCAGCCATTTGATTCAGGAGAAAATGATTCACTTACAAAACCTACTCATGAAATAATACACTATTCCAAAATATTGCAGGAGAAGACACTAAAAATAGTACACAATCATAATTAACGAAACTTATGCATTTAATAAAGGTGCTAGCGTGAAGTCTTCCTGCTTTTGGATGTCGAAGGAGTAATTAGCGCATGACGCCTTAATCACATCACTTGTTAATTACGTATGAATATCAGTCGTAATTTGATATGAACATGCAAACCAAAGACGAATGCTATGTTTATAACGCAGCATGTGTTTGTACTCGTTCATAACAGAGCTGGGTGATAAATAATAACGATGCCTGAAATAATCATTATTTGACAGTAAATTAGGAAGAATTCGTTTACAAACTTGCATAAGATCGAGTTCGATTAGTATAGAAATTCACTTTTGGAGAACCTGGATTTTCAGGACACTACACTCGATAACTAAGGGTTATTACGCGGAACGTTTCATATCCAACACCTTTTAGGACAGATGCGAGAACTTTATTGTCGTGCGCAAgcggaatgaaatgaaatttctaGTTTTTCACGTTCTCCCGGATTCTGCAGGGCGGATCTGTCCAACCTCGATTAGAGTTCTGATGAGTAAGAATAAAACTAATAGCTAAAATATATAGAAGAAAGCAGTAATGGACAGCTCTTTGGGGAAAAACCAGCCTGTCATGAACTGATTTTCTGacatcatttcattattttcagcaCTAAGACTAATACGCATCAGATGTTATTAAGATACTTTAATAtcataaagctgaaataaacgAGGAAAAATTCCTGTAAAGAGGAATCCAAATGCTAGACCAGGCTTGTACTGTTTATTTATGAAGGTGTCTTTAGTCCCGCCTCTTTTATGTTCATTGGCTGCAGGCTTTACCAATAACCAATCAGAGTTGTTTCTGTTCTGGGGACATGTTAGACTTTATCTATGATCAAAGATATCTGActtatcaaaaaaaaatatatatatatgtatatatatcttttAATTTAACATCGTTTTATCGCCCAGCTCTTATCAACATAAAGTATTGTCGATCTTTGTTcggttcagttcagtttataATTCTATTGTGTGGATGTTTGGGGCTGCGTGAGGACGTGATGTCTTGAGCAGGCGTGTGCTGATGAAAGGTTTTCAGCTATAAACCTTTCATTATATCAATTTATCACAATGTTGTTGTAATACGGtttagtattatttaaaattataatcagTGTCCATTGTGCTTTTAGTGCA of Pangasianodon hypophthalmus isolate fPanHyp1 chromosome 30, fPanHyp1.pri, whole genome shotgun sequence contains these proteins:
- the exoc8 gene encoding exocyst complex component 8 — its product is MADTGNRLRKQLESANFDPQNYVKQLSQQSDGDRDLQEHRQKIQTLADETAQNLKKNVYKNYRQFIETAKEISYLESEMYQLSHILTEQKSIMESITQALLSTDKDEAAKEMLTAFPKETEEVKQRTLTTLLEKVEGCKNIMETPGRYLVYNGDLFEYDAENMSQIQKVHAFLMNDCLLIATWLANRRGTIKYKYNALYDLESFAVVNVKDNPPMKDMFKILMFPDSRIFQAENSKIKKEWLEILDETKKTKVKDLNKKEEEVPKSPVRPEVSTNPFDEEDTEPLDTEEIVDLSPEWIQELPEDLDVCIAQRDFEGAVDLLQKLNEYLKDQPVTPRVKELRGKVDERVRQLTEVLVFELSPDRSLRGGPKATRRAVSQLIRLGQSTKACDLFLKNRAAAVHTAIRQLRIEGATLLYIQKLCNVFFTGLLETAREFETDFAGDTGCYSAFVVWSRSAMRMFADTFSKQVFDSKESLSTAAECVKLAGEHCRQLSDIGLDLTFILQSLLVKDIKAALQSQKDIIIEATKHRNSEEMWRRMNLMTPEALAKLKDEMRSCGIGTFNQYTGDDCWVNLSYTVVAFTKQMMAFLEEGLKLYFPELHMVFLESLREIILVAVQHVDYSLRCEQDSEKKSFILQNAAFLHETVLPVVERRFEEGVGKPAKQLQDLRKSSRSVRVNPESTTSLV
- the sprtn gene encoding DNA-dependent metalloprotease SPRTN, giving the protein MADEDFLLALQLQEQFDNEVSASVWSDDNSDSYPLSKKRKVEASEWSVGSYSRPVQPERPLSIVDESWEMLDPNPDVRAMFLQFNDMFFWGKLSGVEVKWSPRMTLCAGVCSYEGRGGLCSIRLSEPLLKLRPRKDLVETLLHEMIHALLFVTQNNRDREGHGPEFCKHMNRINQASGTKISIYHSFHDEVDVYRQHWWRCNGPCQNRRPYFGYVKRAMNRAPSDKDPWWEDHRRTCGGTFTKIKEPENYGKKGKSEEKKDKKDKNASKKPGDKSTAGSGCQDIRNIIPFSGRGFILGGSAQPSASVQKPPIQSPTHSPKPLQEPALTSPADLRSPHSVTTALAKRSVSNHKAFVNINGSPVRVTKANGSLVRPKQRTVQDLFQNKNLKSPEKTNPTELKQVSHTPVLDNALNLNSAKTSLVNKSSSSASASAGSPLSKYFSSTKSTGTGIPGQIKPENGIPGFTSGQKFRKSSAAGISGSGSTSQISSSSTSAIKSEYGAPSSNLKHFESQKSSETGASAASSIPSSNLRLAGSPEKSGSLFPTPTTRSPHKPGTSAGGRKRWREDWNSTHIFDYFQRVSNSPASPSSSSSSSSSFSRVHREEGPGAEVPSAGASGVGVTLLSSTALTVTCPVCQSKVLESQINQHLDSCLM
- the fam89a gene encoding sprT-like domain-containing protein Spartan, with amino-acid sequence MNGKSANGAASGAPACIEGLPPLPKSLSGLLNSSGGSWREIERMHAKKAMIQDDLRRGAAPVDRALATKPANLDAALALLRKEMVGLRQQDMSLLCQLWSLHESIQEYKGSCQEAGPGTDAMDNGFFDEDDEFYTDSGVTPTETPDESETSPARNGTSEDTWLHESFRIAI